GTTGGTGCGAAAGAAGTCATCGCAAATGGCGGCAAAGTACAAACTATTGCATTTGTGGAAGGCTACTCAAGCACGAAACTCATTGAGAAAATCAAGGCTTTATAGTTCATATAAGCCTGATTTGTATAAATTTCGTCGCTAATCACCATGCTTAGCGACTTTCTTTTTCTTGCTCTATTCAAACAAAATCTATAATTTTCTCATCCGATTACATATTTTTCACCTCATAACAGGATAAAAAAAATCCCTGCTTATCATTTTATTTATAAAAAAATATTATATTAAACTCGCAAACTAATACTTGATTAACCCTTTTTACTGTGATTTATCTTGACTGAGGAAATTTTTTCAAATATTTCACCAAAACAAGGTAAAGTGACAAATTAAACCGCAAAAATTAATTATTTTTCATTTTTTTTATTTTCGGACAACCGAAATAAACTAAACTCTTTGTATTATTTGATATCAGATCAACATTTAGTGCTTTTCTATTTTGGACAAAATCAAATAAAACTTATCTGAGTGAGAACATAAGTGCTATTTTGACGTTCAGAGAATAAGAAATACAAAAAATATTAATTTTAAATTTATTAATATTTAATAATATCCTTAAATTTGCATTATTGCAATAGAACGAAAAGCAAGAATAGAAAAAAGGAATCAAATTTAACAAGAATAATTATATAAAAAGCGTTTAACAACCTCGAAAAGGAGAGATATGGAAGATTATAATAAGATTATTGAATCATTGGGGGTTAAATTCCACAAGTCCAAAAATGTGAAAATATTACAATCCCTTAATATTTCTAATTTTTACGATGTAGAAAATACAATCCTTATATTAAACAAAGGAGAGTTGAGATTTGGAGAAGAGCAAGAACTAGTCAAAGAGGGAGAAATGCTTTTCATCCCTGGAGGCAAGTCTGTGAATGTAACATTCGGCAGCAATCCTGTTGAGTCATTATCCAATGACGAATACATGAGCCGTAAAGAAGAATTCTTCAAAGGCTTCCACTACTCGGAATTAGAAGATACTGTTTCTGAAAACTTCAGCTTGGTCAACTTCGAAGCTAAAGTATTCGATTCTGTGAATTTTTTCACTTCTTTGGATCTTCCTCCATTTATCATTCATAAGAGCGACAGATTAACTACTATCATCAGAACAATCATTAAAGAAAACGTTTCTGAGTTAGCAGGTAGCGAAAGAGTTGTAAAAATCAACACTGACTACTTAGTAGTTGAGATTGTAAGATACATCATCAAAAATAGATTGTTCGTAGAGCAACTTGCTACAAACAGCACTTACTTCAAAGATCCTAGACTTATTGACATTTTCGCTTATATCAAAGAAAATCTCAATGGCGATCTTTCAAACAAGGTACTTGCCAATGTTGCTAATGTATCTGAGGACTATGTTGGTCAATACTTTAAAATGTTGACAGGAATCAACCCTCAAGATTACATCGAATACCAAAGAATGGAAAAAGCTGTTCAGTTGCTTAGAACAACTAAGAAGAGCATCAGAGATATTGGTAAAGAAGTTGGTTACAAAGATACTGCTTACTTCTGTCGTCGTTTTAAAATGATGTTTGGAATACCAGCTGGTAAAATGAGAAGAAGAGAGTCTTTGATGAATGTATAATTTGTATACATAAAATAAAAGAGACTTTAATAATAAGGCTTCAGCTTTTCAAAAAGGCTGAAGCTTTTTTATTACAGGCTTTTTGAAAAATTCCTATTTGAATTTTAGACAACATTAACATTTAAAGTGAATGAACGCGGATTTAATCACAATTTTAGGCCCCACAGCCATAGGCAAAACATCATTGGCTGTTAATCTAGCATATTATTCTGATGGAGAGGTAATAAGCGCCGACTCAAGACAAGTTTACAAAGGAATGGATATCGGCACAGGAAAAGACATCGCAGAATATGTTATTAAAGGCCAAAATATTCCATACCATCTGATTGACATTGTTGATCCCGGCTATGAATACAATGTGTTTGAATTTCAAAAAGATTTTTTAAACTCTTATGAGCAAATACAAAAGCGAGGTAAAATTCCTATTCTTTGCGGAGGAACAGGCATGTATTTGGATGCTGTGTTCAAAGGCTACAGATTAATGAAAGTTCCGGAAAGCTCCGAAGTCAGGGACATTTGCCGCAGTAAATCCGATGAAGAATTAGCTAAATGGCTTATGGATATCCGCAACACTCATAATAAAACGGATATTACAAACAGGGAAAGAACTATCAGAGCCATAGAAATTGAGCTTTATCAAATGGCGCATCGAAAAGAAATGAATGATTTCCCTAAAATCAACCATCTGGTATTTGGCATCAAAGCCGATACTGATCTTATAAAAAAAAGAATCACGATCAGGTTGAAAGATAGATTAGAAAATGGCCTTATCGAAGAAGTTCAAAGACTTCTGGATGAAGGATTAAGTCCTGAACAATTGAAGTTCTATGGACTTGAATACAAAGTTGTGACCGAGCATGTTATTGGTCAACTCAATAAAAATGATATGTTTCAAAAGCTGAACAGCGCCATACACAACTTCGCGAAAAAACAGATGACTTGGTTTAGAAAAATGGAACGTGAAGGTATGAACATCACTTGGCTTGATGCCAATGCGAATATAGACGACAAGCTAAAAACAACTATTTCTAAGATGCTAAAACATTAATCAAAAAAGCCATTGTCTTTAATTAGACAATGGCTTGTATTTTTAAACCGCACTTTCAACATTCTCTTGATGGAAACTCTAAGCTAGTAAAGCATAAAATAAGTCACCGTAAAGGTCAATCCCATTATAGCCATCAATGCTGCCAAACTTGTCGCAAAGCCATTGTTGGCAGTTATCAGCTCGGATCTAATCTCTTTAGTCTTGTACGACACAGGCTCAAAAGACGAATCTTGAAAACTATATGATTTCTTCGGACTCTTTATTGAAAAAGTTTCCTTCTCAAAGCCAAGATATTCGATATCATCCTCAGCTGTCAGTTGATCCAAGAACCTCTCGTATTTATCTATCATTCTGTTGTTAACCTCAATGATTTCTCCGCTTTTCAAATAAAGAACCACTGTATGCAATTCATAGTATTTCGTTTGAGTGATTCCATAGCTGTATCCCTTCAATTCGGTAAAATCAACTTCTGATTTTTTGAAAATAAAAGGCTGCTTTATAAACATTTTACCATTGGCAAAAGAAATTTTCAAAGGAGTCTTTAAGAAGTAATACACCAAAGGAGCGAAGATCAAAAGAAATGAGAAAGCGAAAACCATATCCTCATTGCTTGTCAATTTATTGTATGCGGCGAAGCCGATTATTCCGGCTAAAACCAACATCTGAAGTCCTGCGGCCAACTGGAAAATCGACCACTTGTGAAATGATTTTGACGTGTACATTTTTAAGAGCGTATTGAGTAATTATCGATCTATAATCTAATTTTTTTATTAAATATAAATGCGAATGTAAAGAAGAATGAATTATTATTCAAATATTAAACTCGTATTTTTATCAGCGACAACAAGCATTAATTCACTGATTATCAACAACGTTCAATTTCCTCGTTCATTCATAGCCAAGAACGAAGCCGTATCTCCAAGATAAAATTTCAACAAATGATAAATTCTCAAAATTTTTTACCGTGTTTTTTGGCTTATCGGTAAAATTTGGGAAAAAATACGCTCAATAATGAATTTCAAGAGATTCAATGAAATAATATTTCGATTCGCACGGTTCAAGTAGCTATTTTTTATTGCATATTACCCTTTTTGCAATTGTTTTTTAATTAAATCTCATAAATTTGTTTCATAAACAGAACTAACAATCAGTTAGGCAATGTTTTTGCGAAAAAATATCAATTCTTAATTTTTTGGAGTATATTAATCTCCATACACATGCGAAAATAATAATAATCATGAAGTTACTGAAATTTGGAGGAACATCTGTCGGATCTCCAGAGAGCATACGACAGGTAGCAGAGATCGTAAAAGATTAC
The Aureibacter tunicatorum DNA segment above includes these coding regions:
- a CDS encoding AraC family transcriptional regulator produces the protein MEDYNKIIESLGVKFHKSKNVKILQSLNISNFYDVENTILILNKGELRFGEEQELVKEGEMLFIPGGKSVNVTFGSNPVESLSNDEYMSRKEEFFKGFHYSELEDTVSENFSLVNFEAKVFDSVNFFTSLDLPPFIIHKSDRLTTIIRTIIKENVSELAGSERVVKINTDYLVVEIVRYIIKNRLFVEQLATNSTYFKDPRLIDIFAYIKENLNGDLSNKVLANVANVSEDYVGQYFKMLTGINPQDYIEYQRMEKAVQLLRTTKKSIRDIGKEVGYKDTAYFCRRFKMMFGIPAGKMRRRESLMNV
- the miaA gene encoding tRNA (adenosine(37)-N6)-dimethylallyltransferase MiaA; its protein translation is MNADLITILGPTAIGKTSLAVNLAYYSDGEVISADSRQVYKGMDIGTGKDIAEYVIKGQNIPYHLIDIVDPGYEYNVFEFQKDFLNSYEQIQKRGKIPILCGGTGMYLDAVFKGYRLMKVPESSEVRDICRSKSDEELAKWLMDIRNTHNKTDITNRERTIRAIEIELYQMAHRKEMNDFPKINHLVFGIKADTDLIKKRITIRLKDRLENGLIEEVQRLLDEGLSPEQLKFYGLEYKVVTEHVIGQLNKNDMFQKLNSAIHNFAKKQMTWFRKMEREGMNITWLDANANIDDKLKTTISKMLKH